A window from Pseudanabaena sp. BC1403 encodes these proteins:
- a CDS encoding RNA methyltransferase yields MAQKLIYDRHMPNTTSNIRIVLVETAGARNLGSVARVMKNFGLAELWLVNPQCDRFSDEAQHMAVHAPEILENARIVDSVPDALVGCHRAIATAGRIDKGEMKVTDPHKGLTWLMQAETSAIVFGAEDRGLSNAEIQHCQQVMRIPVNPEYPSLNLAQAVGICCYQLQLMQESIRENSQCHENLTSQIAQDLIESAPIDLATRADLEACYQQLEAVLLKIGYVYPHTAVHRLRKFRHIFDRANLSPSEVAMLRGILRQVNWATAHLD; encoded by the coding sequence ATGGCGCAAAAACTGATTTACGATCGCCATATGCCAAATACCACATCAAATATCAGAATTGTGTTAGTCGAGACTGCGGGGGCACGAAACCTTGGCTCAGTGGCAAGGGTGATGAAAAACTTTGGGTTGGCGGAGTTGTGGTTGGTGAATCCGCAATGCGATCGCTTTAGTGATGAAGCACAACACATGGCAGTCCATGCCCCAGAAATTTTAGAAAATGCAAGGATTGTTGATAGTGTGCCAGATGCATTAGTTGGCTGCCATCGAGCGATCGCCACCGCAGGGCGCATCGACAAAGGTGAGATGAAAGTGACTGATCCCCATAAAGGTTTGACTTGGTTAATGCAAGCCGAAACTAGTGCGATCGTCTTTGGTGCAGAGGATCGTGGCTTAAGCAATGCCGAAATCCAGCATTGCCAGCAAGTGATGCGAATTCCCGTCAATCCTGAATATCCTTCACTAAATTTGGCACAGGCAGTTGGTATCTGTTGCTACCAACTGCAACTGATGCAAGAAAGTATTAGGGAAAATTCCCAATGTCATGAAAATTTGACTAGCCAAATCGCGCAAGATTTGATAGAGTCAGCACCCATAGACCTTGCTACACGCGCAGACCTAGAAGCTTGCTATCAGCAACTTGAAGCAGTATTACTGAAGATCGGCTATGTTTATCCGCATACCGCCGTTCATCGATTGCGAAAGTTTCGGCACATCTTTGATCGAGCAAATCTGAGTCCATCAGAAGTTGCCATGCTGCGGGGAATTTTGCGCCAAGTTAATTGGGCTACGGCTCATCTTGATTAA
- a CDS encoding MFS transporter, with protein MSNSENSFDSSQYDLTQAKLTFSEKLAYGAGDLGTSITTNLLSFFLLFFFTNVAGLDPALAGLVLLIGKVFDAINDPIIGVLSDRTKSKMGRRLPWMIYAAIPFGLSFLAQWLVPSTDKMVLFWYYVIVGIVFNTFFTAVNLPYTALTPEITQDYNERTSLNTFRFTFSIGGSILSLFIAQLIFAFFKDPARQAGSCNAGGMQYIVLGAVCAIVSSVSIYWCVWGIKRRAIASDRHRLHNESLDADTEELSFLEQLKIVFSNRPFLFVIGIYFCSWLSLQITASIIPYFVVNWMKMQESDFILVTIAVQGTALLMLPVWSEISKRFGKKAAYFMGSGIWIIAQAGLFFLQEGQVVLLYILAIMAGCGVSTAYLIPWSMIPDVTDLDELETGQRREGIFYAFMVLLQKFGLAGGLFLLGIGLSWAKFQESVPCQPLPTQPDSALFAIRIAIGPLPTIALIIGLGLAYFYPITREVHTEILMRLAERRRQPTEQQ; from the coding sequence ATGAGTAATTCTGAGAATTCCTTTGATTCATCCCAATATGACCTCACGCAAGCCAAACTAACTTTTAGTGAAAAGCTTGCCTATGGTGCGGGAGATCTTGGTACTTCGATCACCACCAATCTGCTCTCATTCTTTTTATTATTCTTTTTTACCAATGTCGCAGGACTCGATCCCGCCCTTGCAGGACTGGTGTTATTAATTGGCAAAGTTTTTGATGCGATTAATGATCCGATTATCGGCGTACTTAGCGATCGCACCAAATCCAAAATGGGAAGACGATTGCCTTGGATGATCTACGCAGCGATTCCTTTTGGCTTGTCATTTTTGGCGCAATGGCTAGTACCTAGCACCGATAAGATGGTTCTCTTTTGGTATTACGTGATCGTAGGTATCGTGTTTAATACCTTCTTCACGGCGGTTAACCTTCCCTATACCGCCCTCACGCCTGAAATCACCCAAGATTACAACGAACGGACTAGTCTGAATACCTTTCGGTTTACCTTTTCGATTGGCGGCAGTATTCTTTCTCTCTTTATTGCCCAATTGATCTTTGCCTTCTTTAAAGATCCAGCCCGTCAAGCTGGCAGTTGTAATGCGGGCGGAATGCAATATATTGTGCTGGGTGCAGTCTGCGCAATTGTTTCTAGCGTCTCGATTTATTGGTGTGTTTGGGGAATTAAAAGAAGAGCGATCGCTAGCGATCGGCATCGACTCCATAATGAATCCCTTGATGCGGATACTGAAGAGTTAAGCTTCTTGGAGCAATTAAAAATCGTCTTCAGCAATCGCCCATTTTTATTCGTGATTGGAATTTACTTCTGCTCATGGCTATCGTTACAGATCACGGCTTCGATCATTCCCTATTTCGTCGTGAATTGGATGAAGATGCAGGAGAGTGATTTTATTCTCGTGACGATCGCAGTTCAAGGTACAGCGCTGTTAATGTTGCCAGTATGGAGTGAAATCAGCAAAAGATTTGGCAAAAAAGCTGCCTATTTCATGGGTTCAGGAATCTGGATCATTGCGCAAGCAGGACTGTTTTTCTTGCAAGAAGGGCAAGTTGTGCTGCTGTATATCCTCGCGATTATGGCGGGTTGTGGCGTTTCCACAGCCTATCTCATTCCTTGGTCGATGATTCCTGATGTGACGGATCTTGATGAACTAGAAACAGGTCAGCGCCGCGAGGGTATTTTCTACGCCTTCATGGTACTGCTGCAAAAGTTTGGACTAGCAGGTGGTTTATTTCTGCTTGGGATTGGTCTGTCATGGGCAAAATTTCAAGAGAGTGTACCTTGTCAGCCTTTGCCAACTCAACCCGATTCAGCTCTATTTGCGATCAGAATTGCGATCGGTCCCTTACCAACAATCGCCTTGATTATTGGCTTAGGATTAGCATATTTCTATCCGATTACTCGTGAAGTGCATACAGAGATATTGATGCGTCTTGCTGAAAGAAGAAGACAACCAACCGAGCAACAATAG
- a CDS encoding HNH endonuclease signature motif containing protein: protein MYPDVEIHTKDVVDWVNSKYLERTGKIFRDPDRGIRSLYQKGFLQKIAKGVYKYDPKYAQNKRQADFTITQKNEILKRDGYKCVICGAGRENGAELHVDHIKPKDMGGLATIENGQTLCSQHNFLKKNLKQTETGKKMFIRLYELSKKEGNLELQKFCIEILQTFEDFNINGHIEWEK, encoded by the coding sequence ATGTATCCTGATGTTGAAATACATACTAAGGATGTTGTTGATTGGGTGAATTCAAAATATCTAGAGCGTACTGGGAAAATATTTAGAGACCCTGACAGAGGGATTAGATCTTTATACCAAAAAGGGTTTCTTCAAAAAATAGCAAAAGGAGTTTATAAGTACGATCCTAAATATGCCCAAAATAAACGCCAAGCAGATTTTACGATCACGCAGAAAAATGAAATTTTGAAGCGTGATGGTTATAAGTGTGTAATTTGTGGCGCTGGTCGAGAGAATGGTGCAGAATTGCACGTTGATCATATTAAACCAAAAGATATGGGAGGTTTAGCTACAATTGAAAACGGTCAAACTTTGTGTAGCCAGCATAATTTCCTCAAGAAAAATCTTAAGCAAACTGAGACAGGAAAAAAGATGTTTATTCGCTTGTATGAGCTTTCTAAGAAAGAGGGGAATCTGGAACTACAGAAATTTTGTATAGAAATTCTCCAGACTTTTGAGGATTTTAATATTAACGGACATATCGAATGGGAAAAATAG
- a CDS encoding aspartate carbamoyltransferase catalytic subunit, whose translation MTELTWQRRHVISLADFTPNDYETVLQTAVSFLEVLSRRNKKVPTLQSKVVANLFFESSTRTRNSFELAAKRLSADTLNFAPGTSALTKGETILDTARTFLAMGTDIMVIRHQSAGVPLAIARDMDALSGKVAILNAGDGKHEHPSQALLDLLTLCMYLNPKAPTAKDLKGKKVAIVGDILHSRVARSNLWSLLTNGADVHLAAPPTLLPPEFAEYGAKIHYSLEPALEDADFVMTLRLQMERMGQFLIPSLREYHARYGITRDRLAKCAPNVQVLHPGPVNRGVEISSDLMDDPRLSLIDKQVTNGVAIRMSLLYLLGTAI comes from the coding sequence ATGACTGAACTTACTTGGCAGCGACGACATGTGATCTCGCTAGCCGATTTTACGCCGAACGATTATGAAACGGTCTTACAAACTGCCGTTAGCTTCTTAGAAGTTTTATCACGCCGCAATAAAAAAGTGCCAACCTTGCAGAGCAAAGTTGTCGCCAATTTGTTTTTTGAATCCTCGACTCGTACTCGCAATAGTTTTGAGCTTGCCGCCAAGCGACTCTCTGCCGACACCTTAAATTTTGCTCCAGGAACATCGGCACTCACCAAGGGCGAAACAATCCTCGATACAGCAAGAACTTTTTTGGCGATGGGTACGGACATTATGGTGATTCGCCATCAATCGGCGGGTGTACCTTTAGCGATCGCCCGCGATATGGATGCCCTCAGTGGCAAAGTGGCAATTCTCAATGCTGGTGATGGCAAGCATGAACATCCATCTCAAGCATTGCTCGATCTGTTAACCCTCTGCATGTATCTCAATCCCAAGGCTCCCACGGCAAAAGATCTCAAGGGCAAAAAAGTCGCGATCGTTGGCGATATTTTGCATTCACGGGTAGCGCGATCGAATCTCTGGAGTTTGCTTACAAATGGCGCAGATGTACATCTCGCCGCACCACCAACATTATTGCCACCAGAATTTGCCGAATATGGCGCAAAAATTCATTATTCCCTTGAGCCAGCTCTTGAGGATGCGGACTTTGTGATGACGTTGCGATTGCAAATGGAGCGCATGGGGCAATTCTTAATTCCCAGTTTGAGAGAATATCATGCAAGGTATGGCATAACTCGCGATCGCCTAGCCAAATGTGCACCCAATGTCCAAGTTTTGCACCCTGGCCCCGTTAATCGTGGTGTAGAGATTAGCTCTGACTTAATGGACGATCCGCGCTTGAGTCTGATCGATAAACAGGTAACTAATGGAGTCGCCATTAGGATGAGCTTATTGTATTTACTTGGCACAGCAATTTAA
- a CDS encoding ribonuclease catalytic domain-containing protein, with product MEKGTLVEVKLHGDRRLVVIDRPEGKKHFQAIDENGNTHTIHPREINYIVKASGESTSFNHLQIPSFLQKIEKFLDPSSLEVAWEILIEDNQATSPNDLANLLFSELSAVTSYASYCLLSNDKIYFKQKGDLFEPRSLSQVSELKHQAEAAAQRAKLIEEFQQKITDKLSGAVVAWTTSDRSRLDCLERYALHGDEASDKATAQELLSFAKRSKNEQSAFQMLVDLGIWGEHENLNLLRSQIPIRFANELIAAAQECFTAPIPDNMQHLRQDLTHLHVYTIDDISTTEIDDGLSIETLADGSKRIWIHIADPTRWLDPESPLDKDARKRGTSVYLPTGVIPMFPMDLATGPMSLIESKVCHAMSFAVDLDAVGAIANYKIVASLVKPNYRLTYDDVEEMLQLGVEDDLEQLATYARLRKKWRVEQGAIEIHLPDTSVKVDSKDGNRLTLELMEDTFSRQLVAEMMILAGEVAAKFAQTNNIPIPYRYQEQPELPPLDTLMQLPSGPVREFAICRCMTKGSLGLYASRHSGLGLDAYAQVTSPIRRYSDLLAHWQIKAFLLEEPLPFTAEMLTAILQAIDPAIWDANQVEKQSVRYWSLEYLRRNKDVVWEALMLDWLRENEKLALVLIEDLGLKLPMRITRQIQVGDNLRIKTGEVDPRKDIIYFQEAQQSTSVLEMEMERDSDLLESEYAT from the coding sequence TTGGAAAAAGGTACGCTAGTCGAAGTGAAATTGCATGGCGATCGCCGCCTTGTCGTAATTGATCGCCCTGAAGGTAAAAAACATTTTCAAGCAATCGATGAAAATGGCAATACCCACACCATCCATCCACGCGAGATTAATTACATAGTAAAAGCTAGTGGTGAAAGTACAAGTTTCAACCATCTGCAAATCCCATCATTTTTGCAAAAAATCGAAAAATTTCTTGATCCTTCTAGCCTCGAAGTCGCATGGGAAATTTTGATTGAAGATAACCAAGCAACTAGCCCCAACGATCTTGCTAATCTTCTGTTCTCAGAATTATCGGCTGTTACTTCTTACGCTTCCTACTGCTTACTCAGTAATGACAAAATTTATTTTAAGCAAAAAGGTGATCTCTTTGAGCCGCGATCGCTTTCTCAAGTTTCAGAGCTAAAACATCAAGCGGAAGCTGCTGCCCAACGGGCTAAGTTGATTGAAGAGTTTCAGCAAAAGATCACTGATAAACTCTCAGGTGCTGTCGTGGCATGGACAACTAGCGATCGCAGTCGGTTAGATTGTTTAGAGCGTTACGCTCTTCATGGGGATGAAGCCTCAGACAAAGCTACTGCCCAAGAACTATTGAGCTTTGCTAAGCGTTCCAAGAATGAACAGTCAGCATTTCAAATGCTCGTTGATCTCGGCATTTGGGGCGAACATGAAAATCTAAATTTACTGCGTAGCCAAATTCCGATTCGGTTTGCGAATGAATTAATTGCTGCTGCCCAAGAATGTTTTACTGCTCCAATTCCCGATAACATGCAGCATTTGCGGCAAGATCTCACACATCTCCATGTTTATACGATTGACGATATCAGCACCACAGAAATTGATGATGGACTGAGCATTGAGACACTAGCAGATGGCAGTAAACGTATCTGGATTCATATTGCCGATCCGACTAGATGGCTCGATCCTGAAAGTCCTCTAGACAAAGATGCTCGTAAGCGCGGGACGAGTGTTTATTTGCCCACGGGCGTGATCCCGATGTTCCCGATGGACTTAGCGACTGGGCCAATGAGCTTAATTGAGAGTAAAGTCTGTCATGCAATGTCCTTTGCCGTCGATCTTGATGCTGTAGGTGCGATCGCCAATTACAAGATTGTGGCGAGTTTGGTGAAGCCAAACTATCGGCTCACCTATGATGATGTCGAAGAAATGTTGCAACTAGGCGTGGAAGATGATCTTGAGCAGCTCGCCACCTATGCCCGTCTTCGCAAAAAATGGCGGGTTGAGCAGGGTGCGATCGAGATTCATTTGCCTGATACCAGCGTTAAGGTTGATTCTAAAGATGGCAATCGCCTGACCTTGGAACTGATGGAGGATACATTTTCACGTCAACTGGTTGCTGAAATGATGATCCTTGCAGGTGAGGTTGCCGCCAAATTCGCGCAAACTAATAATATTCCGATCCCCTATCGCTACCAAGAGCAGCCAGAATTGCCACCCCTCGACACATTGATGCAATTACCTTCAGGCCCCGTGCGTGAATTTGCGATTTGTCGCTGTATGACTAAGGGTTCCTTAGGGCTTTATGCCTCGCGCCATTCAGGTTTGGGACTTGATGCCTATGCACAGGTAACTTCCCCGATCCGTCGTTACAGCGATTTACTCGCCCATTGGCAAATCAAAGCTTTCTTACTCGAAGAGCCTTTGCCTTTTACGGCGGAAATGCTCACGGCAATTTTGCAGGCGATCGATCCAGCGATTTGGGATGCTAATCAGGTTGAGAAGCAGTCGGTGCGCTATTGGAGCTTAGAGTATTTGCGCCGTAACAAGGATGTGGTGTGGGAAGCATTGATGCTGGACTGGCTGCGCGAAAATGAAAAACTGGCTCTTGTCCTGATCGAAGATTTAGGTTTGAAGTTGCCCATGCGAATTACACGTCAGATTCAAGTTGGTGATAATCTGCGTATCAAAACTGGTGAAGTCGATCCCCGCAAAGACATTATTTATTTCCAAGAGGCGCAGCAATCCACCTCAGTTTTAGAAATGGAAATGGAGAGGGATAGCGATCTCCTCGAATCTGAATATGCAACTTAA
- the rpsP gene encoding 30S ribosomal protein S16, giving the protein MMKLRLKRFGKKFEASYRIVAVNSTSRRDGRPLAELGFYNPRTKETQLDVPAIVLRIKQGAQPTDTVRRILEKAKVFDLVTA; this is encoded by the coding sequence ATGATGAAGTTGAGATTAAAGCGATTTGGCAAGAAATTTGAAGCCAGCTATCGCATCGTTGCCGTAAACAGCACCAGCCGCCGCGATGGTCGTCCTCTTGCTGAACTCGGTTTCTATAACCCACGCACCAAAGAAACCCAACTGGATGTACCTGCGATCGTTCTTCGCATCAAGCAAGGCGCTCAACCTACTGACACAGTACGTCGCATCCTCGAAAAAGCAAAAGTATTCGATCTCGTTACTGCTTAA
- the dcm gene encoding DNA (cytosine-5-)-methyltransferase, whose product MSFVFADLFAGIGGFRIALENLNGKCVFSSEWDKYAQITYAANFGETPHGDITKIHPSTIPDIDILTAGFPCQPFSSIGKREGFEHPTQGTLFYDVVKIIKEKNPKAFILENVEGLVTHDGGKTLSIILETLSISVNGQYLFLCKSDVRYHVFWCVLDAKDYGVPQIRKRIFIVGISEDISADIPNFSFPVSIPNKKFIGSYVEENVSGYSISKHLQNSYLFKLDDGRPELIDKKSKIQVKTLCSTYHKIQRLTGTFVKDGETGIRLLSENECKAIMGYPQSFIIPVSRTQMYRQFGNSVVVPVVYEVAKSLINCLAKYTAVNKEELVKQGRLISV is encoded by the coding sequence ATGAGCTTTGTTTTTGCAGATTTGTTTGCTGGGATTGGGGGATTTAGAATTGCCCTAGAAAATCTTAATGGCAAATGTGTGTTTTCTTCTGAGTGGGATAAATATGCACAAATAACTTATGCAGCTAATTTTGGTGAAACACCTCATGGAGATATTACTAAAATTCATCCATCTACAATCCCAGATATTGACATCTTAACGGCTGGGTTTCCATGCCAACCATTTAGTTCAATTGGCAAACGTGAAGGCTTTGAACATCCTACACAAGGAACTTTATTTTATGATGTGGTGAAGATTATAAAAGAGAAAAATCCTAAGGCTTTTATTTTAGAAAATGTTGAGGGTTTAGTAACTCATGATGGTGGAAAAACTTTAAGTATTATATTAGAAACTTTATCTATATCTGTAAATGGACAATATCTTTTTCTATGTAAATCTGATGTTAGATACCATGTTTTTTGGTGCGTTTTAGATGCAAAAGATTATGGCGTACCACAAATACGGAAAAGAATATTTATAGTGGGAATATCTGAAGATATTTCTGCCGATATTCCTAACTTTAGTTTTCCAGTATCTATTCCGAATAAAAAATTTATTGGCTCTTATGTAGAAGAAAATGTAAGCGGCTATTCAATATCCAAACATTTGCAAAATTCATATTTGTTTAAACTCGATGATGGTAGACCAGAGTTAATTGACAAAAAATCTAAGATTCAGGTAAAAACCTTGTGTTCTACTTATCATAAGATTCAGAGACTAACTGGTACTTTTGTTAAAGACGGAGAAACTGGGATTAGATTGCTTAGTGAAAATGAATGTAAAGCAATTATGGGATATCCCCAGAGTTTTATTATTCCTGTTTCAAGAACACAAATGTATAGACAGTTTGGCAACTCAGTTGTAGTGCCTGTTGTATATGAAGTTGCTAAAAGTTTAATTAATTGTTTAGCAAAATATACAGCCGTTAATAAAGAAGAGTTAGTCAAACAAGGGAGATTAATCAGTGTCTGA
- a CDS encoding serine hydrolase gives MEPRNFSSPDATEKSREARLNKLRERRAKAVTSNSDSVLRPINSESKSRLGRSPESMRTPEPMRSPEPIIDNRFNNRSDRNYEGRPENKIKPLPNRQGFVEARTEQRLDRSDNKTELRPRKKANGSNNRAIPIKSPIKSLGWQFLRLAIAGIGLSVIAGTAISFWQNQQSIAAKTTATELVVKDDPNKSQDPIPLDLKTEATPLLSKVKDLATKEKDLSMQMMVVDLDSGAYAQIGANQPIAAASTIKAPILVAFFQDVDAGKIKLDEQLEITADVKVGEAGDFQFLPTGTKISALEVATQMIVISDNTATNMIIKRLGGFSALNQRFKSWGLNNVVVNNQLPDLEGTNTISTQDMVSLLAMLDKGKLIEPRSRDRFMDIMRRPITNTLLPKGIGEEARIIHKTGDIGSAVGDAGIVDMPNGKRYAIAVMVKRPDNDQRANELIRQVSRATYDYFLGGGRLPANNSNSAPSNSPANSTESASPSNNGSSVIENITIPLPNAAPNSSPTNTPSTSPSLNNPSELTRQNR, from the coding sequence GTGGAACCCAGAAACTTTTCATCGCCTGACGCTACCGAAAAAAGTCGAGAAGCGCGTTTAAATAAGTTGCGTGAGCGTCGCGCCAAGGCTGTGACAAGCAATAGTGACTCTGTTCTTAGACCAATTAATTCTGAATCCAAAAGTCGTCTTGGGCGATCGCCTGAATCAATGCGAACACCCGAACCAATGCGATCGCCTGAACCAATCATAGACAATCGATTTAACAATCGTTCAGATCGTAATTATGAAGGGCGACCTGAAAATAAGATAAAGCCATTGCCCAACCGTCAAGGATTTGTCGAAGCTCGTACAGAGCAACGACTCGATCGCTCTGACAATAAAACTGAATTAAGACCACGCAAAAAAGCGAATGGGAGCAATAATCGGGCGATCCCGATCAAGTCACCTATCAAGTCTCTTGGGTGGCAATTCTTGCGTCTCGCGATCGCAGGCATTGGACTAAGCGTGATCGCTGGGACAGCTATCTCTTTCTGGCAAAATCAGCAATCTATTGCCGCAAAGACTACTGCGACAGAATTGGTAGTCAAAGATGATCCAAATAAATCTCAAGATCCTATTCCCCTTGATCTTAAAACTGAGGCAACGCCATTGCTGAGTAAGGTTAAAGACTTAGCAACTAAAGAAAAAGATCTTTCTATGCAAATGATGGTGGTTGATCTCGACTCTGGTGCATATGCTCAAATTGGAGCAAATCAGCCGATCGCAGCGGCTAGTACAATTAAAGCCCCAATTTTGGTTGCTTTTTTTCAAGATGTGGATGCTGGGAAAATCAAGCTTGATGAGCAGCTAGAGATCACTGCCGATGTCAAGGTCGGGGAAGCAGGTGATTTCCAATTTTTACCAACAGGCACAAAAATCTCGGCTCTTGAAGTGGCAACACAAATGATTGTGATCAGTGATAACACTGCGACCAACATGATCATCAAACGTCTAGGTGGGTTTTCCGCTCTTAATCAACGCTTTAAATCTTGGGGACTAAATAACGTAGTGGTGAATAACCAACTGCCAGATCTAGAAGGCACAAATACAATTAGCACTCAAGATATGGTGTCGCTATTAGCGATGCTGGATAAAGGTAAATTGATCGAGCCACGCAGTCGCGATCGCTTCATGGATATCATGCGCCGCCCAATTACAAATACTCTATTGCCCAAGGGTATTGGCGAAGAGGCAAGAATCATCCATAAAACGGGGGATATTGGCTCAGCCGTTGGAGATGCGGGCATTGTTGATATGCCTAATGGTAAGCGCTATGCGATCGCAGTGATGGTCAAGCGTCCAGACAATGATCAACGAGCCAATGAGTTAATCCGTCAGGTTTCACGCGCAACCTATGACTATTTTCTCGGTGGTGGCAGATTACCCGCAAACAATAGTAATTCGGCTCCTAGCAATTCACCTGCGAATTCTACAGAGTCGGCTAGTCCTAGCAACAATGGTAGTAGCGTTATTGAAAATATTACTATTCCTCTACCAAATGCCGCTCCTAATTCGTCTCCAACAAATACCCCAAGTACATCGCCCAGTTTGAACAACCCATCCGAGTTAACTCGCCAAAACCGATAA
- a CDS encoding thioredoxin domain-containing protein, translated as MNPENPISPTPASSNQLRNLLVAIAAILLTTALFFGFQAQQSSTSLDAVAAAALPIDEALANGKPTTIEFYADWCSSCQSMAADNLSLEKEYRDRMNFVMLNVDNTKWLPEVTKYRVDGIPRFIFLDRANQSIGDTTGAVPRAIMAENIEAAIAQQPLPHNSISSDRTSPVSEPKAADISQPRDHS; from the coding sequence ATGAATCCAGAAAATCCAATTAGTCCAACGCCTGCTAGCTCTAATCAATTGCGAAATTTATTAGTAGCGATCGCCGCGATCCTGCTGACTACAGCCCTATTTTTTGGGTTTCAGGCTCAGCAAAGCAGTACATCATTAGATGCTGTTGCAGCAGCGGCGCTCCCTATTGATGAGGCTTTGGCAAATGGTAAGCCTACCACCATCGAGTTTTACGCGGATTGGTGTTCGAGTTGTCAGTCAATGGCGGCGGATAATCTGTCTCTTGAAAAGGAATATCGCGATCGCATGAATTTTGTGATGTTAAATGTGGACAACACGAAATGGTTGCCAGAGGTAACCAAATATCGCGTTGATGGTATTCCCAGATTTATTTTTTTAGATCGCGCTAATCAGTCGATCGGCGATACTACTGGCGCAGTTCCTCGCGCAATTATGGCGGAGAATATCGAAGCGGCGATCGCTCAACAGCCTCTACCTCACAATAGTATTAGTAGCGATCGTACCTCGCCCGTCTCTGAACCTAAAGCCGCAGATATCTCTCAACCACGAGACCATTCATAA